Within the Tachysurus fulvidraco isolate hzauxx_2018 chromosome 3, HZAU_PFXX_2.0, whole genome shotgun sequence genome, the region GCAATGGAGCCAGACCGTAAAGCTGCAGTTAGTAATTGGCAGCAACAGTCGTACCTGGATTCGGGTATCCATTCTGGAGCAACCACCACTGCTCCCTCCCTCAGTGGTAAGGGAAATCCAGATGATGAGGATGTGGACAATCAGGTGCTGTATGAGTGGGAGCAAGGATTCAATCAGAACTTCAGTCAAGACCAAGTGgcaggtttgtttgtttttttttactgtattggTGCAGATTAACCCTGATGCTTTGAAATTTTCCTTAATTTTGGATGAGTTGAAACctgtgaatgaataaaagttatttagtCTAGTGCTGAAATGGTTATATCACTGAGTGTTTGTACCTGTGTTGAAGCTCTCTGCAAGCTTCAATTTTGAGTGCCTTTTTTTGTGTGCCTTTTTTGCTACTCTGTGTATATTCAGTGTGGTGTTAAAAGACAAATgtgctctctttctttttttttctctctttttctctttctctccctttcatatttatataataaaattcacttaaaacaataaaaaggattaatgaataaaaacattttatttattttgtagaaagaaacaaataagaGTGGTTTGGTTTAAAAAGGAACTTTCTACCCAATCCATTATTAATGTAACCAATGCAAAGTACATCATCAAATGAAAACTAACATGCAGATGTGTGTAGCACTTTAGCTTATTTGTTTTCTTGCAACTTTTGTAGACATTGATGGCCAGTACGCCATGACCAGAGCCCAGAGAGTGAGGGCAGCCATGTTTCCAGAAACACTTGATGAGGGCATGCAGATTCCTTCCACACAGTTTGACAGTGCAACCCCGACCAATGTGCAGCGCCTAGCTGAACCCTCGCAGATGCTTAAGCATGCTGTGGTCAATCTCATCAACTATCAGGATGATGCAGAACTGGCTACACGTGCCATCCCGGAACTCACAAAGCTACTAAATGATGAGGATCAGGTACTGTACAACAATAAATATCTTTatcaatttatatataatttcagaAGGGAAAATATTACTTCTGTTtcaaatacagtatgtgcttttgCGTTGTGATTTTCATTATATTGTCATTATTGTAAAGATTATTAACAGCAGCCATACCTTCTGTTTCTAATTGATAATGCTGATTGCTTTCCTATCCTTGTTTTTCAGGTTGTGGTAAATAAAGCCGCAGTCATGGTGCATCAGCTCTCCAAGAAAGAGGCTTCACGCCATGCCATCATGCGCTCTCCTCAAATGGTTTCTGCCATCGTGAGGACCATGCAGAACACTAGTGATGTGGAGACGGCCCGATGCACAGCTGGCACCCTTCATAATCTTTCCCACCACAGAGAGGGGTTGCTTGCTATCTTCAAATCAGGGGGCATCCCAGCTCTTGTCAAAATGCTGGGGTTAGTCCTAAGCTTTTACCCTGATATTTTAgctacacacatatgtatatatgtgtgtgtgtatgtgtgtgtatatatataatatgtatatgtaaaaatataaagcatGTTTCAACTTAAATTAAATGATGTTGAATAAATACCTCATAGAACCTTTATGAATAATCCCTGGTCATTTTGAGTAAGCTTATTTTCCCACAGTCTGGTTCCTTGTCTCATTATAATTGATCTGCCTGCAGTTCCCCAGTGGATTCTGTACTGTTCTATGCCATCACAACTCTCCACAACCTGCTGCTGCACCAGGAGGGGGCCAAAATGGCTGTGCGTCTGGCTGGAGGTTTACAGAAGATGGTGGCATTGTTGAACAAAACCAATGTAAAATTCCTTGCAATCACAACAGACTGCCTTCAGATCTTGGCTTATGGCAATCAAGAAAGCAAAGTAAGATGCATAATTTGCTAAATGCATGTTAATTGTTTGGATGGCTCTGTACCTTtcaaattgtattgtatttgtgaCACATTATTGTTCCAGCTAACACTGCCTAATGCTTTTCACTTAGCTTATCATCCTGGCCAGTGGGGGTCCCCAGGCTCTGGTCAACATCATGAGGACTTATACATATGAAAAGTTGTTGTGGACCACTAGTCGTGTGCTAAAAGTGCTGTCTGTGTGTTCCAGTAACAAACCTGCTATTGTTGAGGCTGGTAAGTCAGCAAACATTTTGCAAAGGTTCTTTGACCATTTGCTTAACGTTTACACAGACTGGAATCTGTATAAATAACTTAACTCTGTTCAGACTGCTAACCTAATTTGTGTGCTCTTTAGGTGGTATGCAGGCACTGGGTCTCCACCTTACAGATCCCAGCCAGCGATTGGTTCAGAACTGTCTATGGACTCTAAGGAACCTGTCAGATGCTGCCACCAAACAGGTTGAATATTTTGTCTTGTTGTTCCTCCACCTCTTTTAAACTTTTCTCTGTTCTTCCTACATGAGAGCTCTCTTTTTGTCTCCCCACTTTTCCATGGAGAAGACCTCCTTAGCTGAAGTAGATCTGATGCAGGTAATGGTCATTCCTGCCTTTATCTGTGGAGGGTCATGGGGTTGTAGCCAACACCAGACCTACCAAAATTTAGGGTGTTTATCATTAAAGGAAAACCATGATGAAATGAACGCATGAACAAATGCTACATGTGATTGTAATGCCTGCCACACATTTTACTCACTGGTTGGCATAGTGGCGGAATGTTGTGGAGTCTTTTATCTTGTGGTGGTTGTTGTGATAGGATTAAACATCATGCaatacatgtattttttttttaattgtcataTTACCATAACTACTTAATGTTTTTGATTGGTGTTACCTTTTTCAAGTGTGCTTAGATTAGTTTCTAATACAGAaatttttgttgcttttcacCTACAGGAGGGCATGGAAGGCTTGTTGGGCACTCTGGTGCAGCTTTTAGGTTCTGATGACATCAATGTTGTGACCTGTGCTGCTGGCATACTGTCCAACCTTACCTGTAACAACTACAAGAACAAAATGATGGTGTGCCAGGTGGGTGGCATAGAGGCACTAGTGCGTACAGTCCTGCGTGCTGGAGACCGGGAGGACATTACTGAGCCTGCTATCTGTGCCCTTCGCCACCTTACATCCAGACATCAGGATGCTGAAATGGCACAGAATGCAGTACGGCTACATTATGGCCTCCCAGTGGTGGTTAAACTTCTCCATCCCCCTTCACATTGGCCTCTTATAAAGGTACCATGTAACACTTTGTGGCTATTTAAATTATTCTGCAGTTTATTTTCTTACACTCCTTCTTCtgacagacatttaaaaaaatattgttttgctCCTAGGCTACAGTCGGCCTGATCCGTAATTTGGCTCTGTGCCCTGCCAACCATGCCCCTCTTAGAGAACAAGGTGCCATCCCACGACTGGTCCAACTGCTTGTTAGAGCCCACCAAGATACTCAGAGACGAACTTCCATGGGAGGTACACAACAACAGTTTGTGGTGAGTCCTGTGGCTTATTATTCAGTAGCAGTAGAGGAAAGAGGCAAGTTTTCTTCTCTGCTCACTGTCTGCATTCTTGCAGGAGGGAGTTCGTATGGAGGAGATTGTTGAAGGATGCACTGGAGCACTGCATATTCTTGCAAGGGATATTCACAACAGGATTGTCATCAGAGGACTCAACACAATTCCGCTCTTTGTCCAGGTTAGTTGCATCTTTCATGCAGGTTGTGATGTATGTCTGAGGTTTAGCTCATGTTGGTAAATTATACATATAATTTGATAGATATAGTATTGTGAAACAGCTGAAAGGtattttacatttgtattaGCTTCTGTTGCAGGATTTTTAACTATCTTTTCTCCCACTAGCTGCTGTACTCTCCCATTGAGAACATCCAACGTGTAGCTGCAGGTGTCCTATGCGAGTTAGCCCAGGATAAGGAGGCAGCTGAGGCCATTGAGGCAGAAGGAGCAACTGCACCACTCACAGAGCTGCTTCACTCTCGAAATGAAGGCGTTGGTGAGgattttagtttttaatcaCCAATTCAGTCTGTGCTTATGAATAGACTATTAAGATGGACTTTGCCATTGTATACTTCTAGTTGCCATATAGCAGAAAATTGGCAGTTAGACTTGTTCAACTAGGACACCACAAACACTTAAGATCTGCACATCATCTACCAATTTTTCCCTAGTTTTGAATATTGCTTAATTGTATTTGTGTAAAAGAGTAAAGGTACTCTTTGCCCTAAAAGTTGAATGTTTGTTCATAATAATCAAATACTGTTTAGATGATGTTTAATCATACTGTTGCTGTGTTTGAAGTTTTCATTGTATAGTAAACTTGGGGGAAAAAGTAGGTCTAATTAGCAGATATCTGTATGAAACTGGCTGGGCTATACTGAATGCCTGACTGTACTGATGGCACTATCTCTCCCTCACAGCCACATATGCTGCAGCAGTGTTGTTCCGCATGTCAGAGGATAAACCCCAGGACTATAAGAAGAGACTGTCTGTGGAACTCACCAGCTCCCTGTTTAGGACTGAGCCTATGACCTGGAATGAGGTAGAGCAGCTCATCTGAGCTAAACCCTGTCCAAATCCCCATGCAAGATTATCAGTGTAAAATGAATCTCAAGTCAAAGCCCAAATACCATAGAGTCCAAAGGGGGACATTGAAACTGACATGATTGTTGAGTCATTTTCTAGGCTTTCACACATAGCTCAGAGCAGATGAAGCATAGTGTGagttatcaaaaaaaaaaacaacaacagctaaAGTAAAGTTTATATGGATATAATTTTCTCATCCCCTCTAGACTGGGGACCTGGGTCTGGATATTGCAGCACAAGGAGAACCTCTTGGCTACAGGCCAGATGGTGAGTATACAGCTTTTCCTCCAAAAAGCTTCTTTTCCACTGAAGGGCAACTTTGTCCTGAGCAAGGGTAAAAACTGTTCATTATCGGAATTTTGGCAAGAGCATTATTAAGTCTGGAGGGCTTTTACACTTAAAattcaaatgtaatttaaaaacaagGAGAGGAAAATGTTTGAGACTAGTCACGTTATTCCAGTAAATAGTTTTTTACTGTTACCAGCCATTGTTTTTCAGATGAATACTAGCTCAAAGGTTTAGATAATCTGTATCTAGGTTAAGTTAATCTATATTAGGTGTATAAGTggcttttcatttcttttaacatttaatttagcAATGCTGGTAACTATTTGCATTATTAGGCCATTAGGCTCCAAGATTTTATCACATGTGACAGTCACCAGTGCATGAGTGTTTGAGCAGCACACGACATGGCAAGAGAACATAACCAGGTTAACAAGGCTGTGCTGGCACTGCAGCAGCTGTAACCATTTGGCCCTACAGTGAAACAAAAGACTAAAAATAACCTCATTGTGGTTGGTTGCATGCTTTAACTAGCTACCTTGAGTGTGGCAGCTTGAAACTCCTGAATATGGGCTTACAAGGTTTGCTGTTGTGAGTGGCCTGTTTAATATGCGTCTTCTAACCTAGTTGTGTGCGCCCCCATTCCCTCCACTCCCTTTCCATGCTTCCCCTGTCCACAGACCCCAGCTATCGCTCCTACCACCCTGGAGGGTATGCACAAGATGCCATGGGCATGGACCCCATGATGGAGCATGATATGGGTGGGCACCACCCTGGCACAGACTACCCTGTGGATGGCCTGCCTGACCTTGGGCACACCCAGGACCTGATGGATGGCCTTCCCCCAGGCGATAGCAATCAGCTTGCTTGGTTTGATACTGATCTGTAAATAAAGAACTTTTTAGGTGAGGCACTAATACAACCAAACATGCTTTCAATGTGAATGGCTTTTTGGATTTGGTCACTGCTTAAGTATCATGATGCAAGGCATGCAGTTAGCACAACTAATCTGAACGTGACGTGATGGCACTGACGTGTGTGGTTCCTGACTAATCGCAGTCTTTCTTTTGTCCCATAGCTGTATTGTCTGATCCGAATGAACCCGCATTGTGATTTGGCCTAAAGAGTTTCTGAGCGGTCTCAAGAGAGTGGGCTAGTTTCTCTGGAAGTGCCTGACACTAATACAAGCTGAGTTTCCTATGGGAACACGAGCtagtaaattttttttgttctggtcCTCACTGGTGGGTGTTTTAACCGCAGAGGAGTTTCGGTGGGCGGATTACTCAAAGAAAGCTCAAGAAGTGGATCATAAAATGGAATTTTAAACCTTAGCCTTgcctgtaatttttttttaattttaacattacttttttttaaaaaaaaaaaaaaattctgtagtCTAATGGTACTTAATTAGCTTGCTTTGACacttgtcttttattttgcagtaatttttgtattcttttcaAATCTCTTGCATAGTGTTAAATTATAGTGGTAATCCTCCATCAATTAAGATTTTATCAAGTTTATGGTGTAGAACACTAATTGAATTGTATTCTGATCAAGTGTAACATTGTGTAGCTTTTGTATAAAACCAAGAATGGAAGAAATGGTCCAAAACTCGGCTTTCTTGCTTTAACAAGATCACTGTTTCCGGTGTCGCAAAAGGGTCTGCAATCAAGGgggtacttttttctttctttttctttttttaagttctTTTGATGGTAGTTGTAGAAGGTTTTGAAACAATCCCCTTATTATTGTAGCCTGCTGTGTTTATTGGAGACATGGTTATGATGtggctaaataaaataatggacAAACTTCATTTCAATTGTCTAGTAAATTTGACCAACCACTGAATTTAGCTTCctaaaattcatatttttaatgacttgaaaatgtaatttaaaatttaagaGCATCTACAACCTTTGTATGGGTTCTCCCAGAATTTCAGTCCTGTTGAGATTGTGGTGTTTTGTTTAACACCCCAGATTCAACTCAATCTTACTTTTACCCCCTTTATTGAGTGAGTAAGTGTTCGAGCAggcaaaaaacacaaatgtggAGGATGGGGTTCTACAGGACCCAGGGTGTGAATGGTACTGACAATATACAAGGTTCTAGCTGAAAAAAAGCTTGGTCGATATTGATGTGCATGTATTGATTTGCAGCAACACAAATATTTAGCTTGAATGATCTTTCTTGAGTCCTGAGACTTTGAAAAACCAagtgtttaataatttatttatacaacgAACAGTATCCATTACATCGAACTGAAATGCCGGcactaaaaaaagacaaatacaaaacaagttACATTAAGTGCATTGTGAAAGATCAGTAGTACTCTTGGTTTGTGTCCCATCTTGGCATTTAACTCCTTTCAAAATGTCAGCAGCtagtgaccctactgcagtGTCCGGCTGAGACCTAGAAAAATGACACCATTAAGTTTAGATAAAAGGAATTCTACTAaacatttattacagaaaaGATTTGTCTTAATTAAACTGAAGACGGACAAGTTAGTTTGGGTGCCTAAGGATCAGGTTGCATCACTTGAGAATGAACATGACCGTTAATTCTAAGTTATTTTTACTACTTTCTTCGACATAACTCATTCATTACAAGAATGGTGACCGGAGCTGATCGTGCCAGTAATACAGTGCATCTCATATTTCCTCATTTCAACTAAAGCACGGTTAGATAACTTCAAAAGGATAGCAGAGGAAAGGGTGGGGGGATGGAGGGAGCCAAGAGTGTCCAAACAATAGGCCTGTATCAATCTCAGGGAGAGACAACAGCTCGAAGAAGCCCTCATCACAAGTGTCTTGGCCTCTGACAAAAAAGGATCAAATCACAAGATGTCTGAGAAACTAAAGAAGGGTTGAAGCACTGCAAGGtggaggagggggaaaaaacacttgCTTCCCTGTGCTACCTCACCTGTTTCCACGGGCCAGCTTTTGGAGCACTTGCACCAGGCTCTGACCTCCTTCTGTATCCCAGCCTGCACCATCCACTGTACCCATCTGTGTGGGGGAAAGATGAAACAAGAAAAATTTAACCATCACAAAGAACAACTTGCTTTGTTTCCATCACATGGTTAATCTGACATTTTCTActatataaagtttataaacTACAGGCTACCTGAACTAAAATGTCTCAACTACAAGTAGAGTGTAGTGTCGTCTAAATTTGTTACTTCCTAAAGTAAAACGAGAGAAAATTGCATTTAAAGATTGTGATTCCTTTCCAAATACACTAAAAGTCACCAACACAGATTGGTTAAATCAACTGCTCTATATTGCTTTAATTTGTGtttcagttaaataaattaaatgtaaaaataaatatggtcATTCTCAAACTTGCCTTTTTGCAGCCACATCTACCAAACAGTGTCTTGGTATGAAACAGCCAAGGCAAGtatagtgtaaataaaacacccCCTATTGATTCAGTGGATATGAAGCCCTAGGTGACTGGCAGGCCTAATAATAATCATCCATGTTGTTTATCTTCTGAAGAGCCCTCAAAGGGATCCACTAACTATGCCTTAGCTCAATGACCTGAGTACTGGGATGTGTGTTACATTTAACGTTCAGTATAACGCCACACTATAGACCTATAACCaattttgttattgttaacaCAAAATTGACCATCAATTCATCAGCATGTACTCATTACACAaaattgatatatatttttcttttctgaatttttttagttctatcatgtgtgtgtgtgtgtatgtgtatatatatatatacacacacatacaaaaccaCACTAATAAGTGGGTATACTAACTTAATGGGTAATTAGAGCTTATGACAGTGCAGAGGCTTTGTGGCTTTGATCTCTGATGTCATCACCCGAGCCTGTCTCACGAAGCACCTGTTACTAGGCAACAGTGTTATGGACCTGGGGGAGATGCGCAGCTTCGACTTCTTCCTGTCCTCAATACCACTCAACCCTTCCATCCTAATACAGTGCACAACTCTTACTGCATTTGCTTTCATTCGATCTCTagcgtatatatatacacacacgcacacacacggttgTTCTTTGTAATAATCAGATTCCTGCATGCACATTTTGCATCAATCGTTAGCCATAAAGTAATGAAAATCGGAAAATAGCCATCCAAGCAACTGGATCTTTGACTAACCACACCGTCTTGATCAGTGTTATAATGAAGCCAGATCCTGTCTCAGAAACATTGGATGTGAGGCATGATTTGGGAAAGTGGGAGGAAACCCACAGCAAGCACAAACATAAAGCACATAATCACTTATACCCCTGAGCTCAGGCTTGGACCTTGGAGCTGTGCAATGACTGATACTGGCTGATCCACAAGACTCCAGAACATGCTGTTATTTCTTACTGTGACTTGCTTAAATAGGATAATGCATGCATGTGCATTTTGAGCACACACTCAAACATCTCATGGTAAGAGTACATGCCTTGTAAGCTGCTATAAACTCTTTAAGAaaagaacatacacacacactgtacagagaAACCCAAAACATCAGAATCCAAATTAATTGGAgaatttagaatatattttttataatgtacAGAGAAAAATATTTCTATGTTGAAGTTGTTAGCCTGAAAGAAATTAAACTTCTATTACTTAGTTACTAATGACAGATTTCCAGCATCCAACTGCAAAACACTGATCAGGTAGAGTCAGGGATCACTGAAAACATACCATTTTGTGTTGTATACTTGGGGCCCGatacaggaggaaaaaaaatagagagtgGCATACAGAGGGAGAAGGATATTGCAATGGCAAGCACAAATATCAAAAGCTCAGGAAAGAGACTGAAGTCAACACGTATATTAGAGCTACAGtaagctgattaaaaaaatgcaaagagaAAAGAACTACTCCCAGCAtaatttttcacacacaaagtaaTAAAAAGTCTAGCACATTTATACAATAGATTTAGATCCGTTTGCCCCCTTGAGATGGATGTTCATGTAGGGGATCTGCTATGAACATGACCAGGTATGACATGAAGACAGAGACAAGAGGATCTGGACACTGAACCTGGTAACTTGTGCACATGCTTACAGAAAACACATAGTGGATTTAAAATAAGCTGCTTATAAGAACACAAAGTCTAAATCCTAGTGTTAAGCTAATGTAGTGCAGTCCCAGatgacaagcttgaaatatGTTTTGCAACACGTGTGTATGGAGCTCGACACCTATGCAGCTTTATCTGACCACAACAAATCCCTGGCAGCTCCTCAAAGCTCAAATCCTTGTCATTTTTATGAACTTGAATAATCTAATGCTGGAGTTCCTTAACCTTTGCCTGCATAGAactgattttcttttcattaacaTTATATAAATCTTTAGATCACTGAACTTTCCAATGGCCGACCACATTATGGCCAAATTGAGAATATTTATAGACCtaattgtgtttaataataTCATGTTTTAAGCctataactgaataataataaacagaataacaCACTAGACCAGGGTGTCCAATCTTTACCAGGaagggtcagtgtgtgtgcaggttttcatccCAGTCAAGCAACATCCAAACCTGATTCCACTTGcttaatcagttgatcttggctttcgATAAACTTAGAATGTGGCTTCatcttggttggaatgaaaacctgcactcaCACCGGCATTTTCGTATATGATATGATTGGACACTCCTGCTCTAGACCATTctattacattaaaatattgAACTTGAGGAGTGGATTGCTGTTATCTCATCAACCCGGCAtgcattattttcttataagtATGCAGTCTGCCCTGTGTTTTTCCTTCCATAATAAATAGAACAGCTCTGATAATGGTTGGTTAGTCAAAATCATGAAATCCACAGCTACGCTGATCATACTCCACTCTGAGATTCAATGCCCTATACAACTCAGTGAGGTGGTTCCAGCTGATGAATTCACCTCTACATATCTTATTAAGAAGTATCTGATAGGAAAAAATCTTCTAACAAATATTACTAAGCTTCAAAGAGTCTCTGGTCCTGTATAAAACCTGATGGAAATGGTACTACAGAACATAAATTACATGAACTCCTGTGCATGATATAGAAATTAACCTGTACACTtaaccctctgtctctctcgtgcTCATTCTTATCACAGTGAAACACTACATATCAGTGACTCATATAACACAGTTCTCGTTTCTCTGACCATTAATTGACCTTAATCATTTTCCATACTGTTTCAAGACTAAATGAATTTGAAGTGAGCACAGTGATCATATGATAACACTTCATACAGCACACTGAAGCCAGTGCTAGAAGGCTGGCATGACATTTAATTAACTTGTTGCCAAACATTCTCTGGCTCACTCACGTGTGGATGTGGCGTGGACACAGCACCTAATTTTGTGATTTCACAACAGAAGCGAGAACTCTGGAATCTGTCATGATATAATGGAGTGTTGTATTTTATAAGTATATAGGAGCTCTCATTGCTCTTTTAGAAATGTACAAATCAGCAGTGGAAACAGTCATGTTCTAACAGTAAACGTGATAGACatgtcaaagaaaaaaatgcaaaaaaaatgcaggaaCCCAAAGGAAATAATGCAAGAATAAATATACAGCTACTGTGCGTATGGGATTTGTGCTAATAAACATTAAGTTTCATCTCATGATTTAAAATTAAAGTGCAGGGTTCAGTCTCCAATATTAAATGTGGGTATTGTTGCATCCCAGACAGAAATTGACCGTTGGCTTTGAAAtgctgttttaaaaacaggTCCAACACGTACTGGATCCATTTCTCATATTATGAGGCAATTAGTGAGCTCTTTGATGGCTTGATAAAAAAACGGCATAAATAGATTTTACAGCATGACAATTAATGAATACTAATTAAAGAGCTTTGTTGATGGCTGGATTGAGAGGAAGATGAGGGAGTCTGGTTTTCTATCGCTTAATTGAAACCCTTTGTCACTTGTGCACTCGCGTGTGGATAAGTGCTCTTTGTCGTTTAgggaaagaggaaaatataAATTGATTTGCATCATTTGCATAAACGTAATGCTGATTTGCATAGGCTGTAACATGTGTCAGATCCATACAAGTTAATGAACCATATCTCAAAagtaga harbors:
- the ctnnb1 gene encoding catenin beta-1 isoform X1; its protein translation is MATQSDLMELDMAMEPDRKAAVSNWQQQSYLDSGIHSGATTTAPSLSGKGNPDDEDVDNQVLYEWEQGFNQNFSQDQVADIDGQYAMTRAQRVRAAMFPETLDEGMQIPSTQFDSATPTNVQRLAEPSQMLKHAVVNLINYQDDAELATRAIPELTKLLNDEDQVVVNKAAVMVHQLSKKEASRHAIMRSPQMVSAIVRTMQNTSDVETARCTAGTLHNLSHHREGLLAIFKSGGIPALVKMLGSPVDSVLFYAITTLHNLLLHQEGAKMAVRLAGGLQKMVALLNKTNVKFLAITTDCLQILAYGNQESKLIILASGGPQALVNIMRTYTYEKLLWTTSRVLKVLSVCSSNKPAIVEAGGMQALGLHLTDPSQRLVQNCLWTLRNLSDAATKQTSLAEVDLMQEGMEGLLGTLVQLLGSDDINVVTCAAGILSNLTCNNYKNKMMVCQVGGIEALVRTVLRAGDREDITEPAICALRHLTSRHQDAEMAQNAVRLHYGLPVVVKLLHPPSHWPLIKATVGLIRNLALCPANHAPLREQGAIPRLVQLLVRAHQDTQRRTSMGGTQQQFVEGVRMEEIVEGCTGALHILARDIHNRIVIRGLNTIPLFVQLLYSPIENIQRVAAGVLCELAQDKEAAEAIEAEGATAPLTELLHSRNEGVATYAAAVLFRMSEDKPQDYKKRLSVELTSSLFRTEPMTWNETGDLGLDIAAQGEPLGYRPDDPSYRSYHPGGYAQDAMGMDPMMEHDMGGHHPGTDYPVDGLPDLGHTQDLMDGLPPGDSNQLAWFDTDL
- the ctnnb1 gene encoding catenin beta-1 isoform X2 → MATQSDLMELDMAMEPDRKAAVSNWQQQSYLDSGIHSGATTTAPSLSGKGNPDDEDVDNQVLYEWEQGFNQNFSQDQVADIDGQYAMTRAQRVRAAMFPETLDEGMQIPSTQFDSATPTNVQRLAEPSQMLKHAVVNLINYQDDAELATRAIPELTKLLNDEDQVVVNKAAVMVHQLSKKEASRHAIMRSPQMVSAIVRTMQNTSDVETARCTAGTLHNLSHHREGLLAIFKSGGIPALVKMLGSPVDSVLFYAITTLHNLLLHQEGAKMAVRLAGGLQKMVALLNKTNVKFLAITTDCLQILAYGNQESKLIILASGGPQALVNIMRTYTYEKLLWTTSRVLKVLSVCSSNKPAIVEAGGMQALGLHLTDPSQRLVQNCLWTLRNLSDAATKQEGMEGLLGTLVQLLGSDDINVVTCAAGILSNLTCNNYKNKMMVCQVGGIEALVRTVLRAGDREDITEPAICALRHLTSRHQDAEMAQNAVRLHYGLPVVVKLLHPPSHWPLIKATVGLIRNLALCPANHAPLREQGAIPRLVQLLVRAHQDTQRRTSMGGTQQQFVEGVRMEEIVEGCTGALHILARDIHNRIVIRGLNTIPLFVQLLYSPIENIQRVAAGVLCELAQDKEAAEAIEAEGATAPLTELLHSRNEGVATYAAAVLFRMSEDKPQDYKKRLSVELTSSLFRTEPMTWNETGDLGLDIAAQGEPLGYRPDDPSYRSYHPGGYAQDAMGMDPMMEHDMGGHHPGTDYPVDGLPDLGHTQDLMDGLPPGDSNQLAWFDTDL